The following are encoded in a window of Streptomyces sp. Go-475 genomic DNA:
- a CDS encoding sugar phosphate isomerase/epimerase family protein — protein sequence MSHEVPSASADLASAASPAGPDAPTSLRFGYGTNGLADLRLDDALALLADLGYDGVGLTLDHMHLDPLAPDLAARTRRVARRLDALGLGVTVETGARYVLDPRRKHGPSLLDPDVDDRARRVDLLVRAVRVAADLGAHAVHCFSGIVPEGTDTDTAWQRLAETLTPVLDAAGSADIPLAVEPEPGHLLATLADFHHLRRLLGGPGPLGLTLDIGHCQCLEPLSPADCVRDAAPWLRHVQIEDMRRGVHEHLPFGDGEIDFPPVLAALAATGYQGLTVVELPRHSHAGPHFAAHSLPFLRHAERTAATASHQPAPALQQAAPPHGAPSATSEGSSTR from the coding sequence ATGAGCCACGAAGTGCCGTCGGCGTCGGCCGACCTCGCGTCGGCCGCGTCGCCCGCCGGGCCCGACGCGCCGACCTCCCTCCGCTTCGGCTACGGCACCAACGGCCTCGCCGACCTCCGGCTCGACGACGCGCTCGCCCTCCTCGCCGACCTCGGTTACGACGGCGTCGGACTGACCCTCGACCACATGCACCTCGACCCGCTCGCCCCCGACCTCGCCGCCCGCACCCGCCGGGTCGCTCGGCGGCTGGACGCCCTCGGCCTGGGCGTCACCGTGGAGACCGGCGCCCGCTATGTGCTCGACCCGCGCCGCAAGCACGGCCCGTCCCTGCTCGACCCGGACGTCGATGACCGGGCCCGCCGCGTCGACCTCCTCGTACGGGCCGTCCGGGTCGCCGCCGACCTCGGTGCCCACGCGGTCCACTGCTTCAGCGGCATCGTCCCGGAGGGCACCGACACGGACACCGCGTGGCAGCGCCTCGCCGAGACCCTCACCCCCGTCCTGGACGCCGCCGGCTCCGCGGACATCCCCCTCGCCGTCGAACCGGAGCCGGGCCACCTCCTCGCCACCCTCGCCGACTTCCACCACCTCCGCCGCCTCCTCGGCGGCCCAGGGCCTCTCGGCCTCACCCTCGACATCGGCCACTGCCAGTGCCTCGAACCCCTTTCTCCCGCCGACTGCGTGCGAGACGCCGCCCCCTGGCTGCGGCACGTCCAGATCGAGGACATGCGGCGCGGCGTCCACGAGCACCTCCCCTTCGGCGACGGGGAGATCGACTTCCCGCCGGTCCTGGCGGCCCTCGCCGCCACCGGCTACCAGGGCCTGACCGTCGTCGAACTGCCCCGCCACTCCCACGCCGGCCCGCACTTCGCCGCCCACTCCCTCCCGTTCCTCCGTCACGCCGAGCGGACCGCGGCCACCGCGTCGCACCAGCCCGCTCCGGCCCTCCAGCAGGCCGCGCCACCCCACGGCGCTCCCTCGGCCACCTCTGAAGGGAGCAGCACCAGATGA
- a CDS encoding EboA domain-containing protein, translating to MTHPRATPTARTESTQDTPSAGTDTGRTTPDTTLRPLPTLTDLRHHLSTHLDPAARAWLEHALDEAAAHPGLHGPISVWELRLAEAGRRCGAAHADAARVLILDAARAGTDALTRVYFQGTADERRAVLHALPHLVPGPDALPLVEDALRTNDTRLLTAAVGPYAARHLAPHAWRHAVLKCLFTGVPVDHVADLPGRARGDVELARMLGDYAAERTAAGRPVPEDLHRVLDLTESVNPAPGTDHPHGKES from the coding sequence ATGACCCACCCCCGCGCCACGCCGACGGCGAGAACCGAGAGCACCCAGGACACTCCCAGCGCCGGAACCGACACCGGCCGAACCACCCCTGACACGACCCTCCGCCCTCTCCCCACGCTCACCGACCTCCGTCACCACCTCAGCACCCACCTCGATCCGGCCGCCCGCGCCTGGCTGGAGCACGCCCTCGACGAGGCCGCCGCGCACCCCGGCCTCCACGGGCCCATCTCCGTGTGGGAACTGCGCCTCGCCGAGGCCGGCCGCCGCTGCGGCGCCGCCCACGCCGACGCCGCCCGGGTGCTCATCCTCGACGCGGCCCGCGCCGGCACCGACGCCCTGACCCGGGTCTACTTCCAGGGCACCGCCGACGAGCGCCGGGCCGTCCTGCACGCCCTGCCCCACCTCGTCCCCGGCCCCGACGCGCTCCCGCTCGTCGAGGACGCCCTGCGCACCAACGACACCCGGCTCCTCACCGCCGCCGTCGGCCCCTACGCCGCCCGGCACCTGGCCCCCCACGCATGGCGCCACGCCGTGCTGAAGTGCCTGTTCACCGGTGTCCCCGTCGACCACGTGGCGGACCTGCCCGGCCGCGCCCGCGGCGATGTCGAACTCGCCCGCATGCTGGGCGACTACGCCGCCGAACGCACCGCCGCCGGCCGCCCCGTCCCCGAGGACCTGCACCGCGTCCTGGACCTGACCGAGTCCGTGAACCCGGCCCCCGGCACGGACCACCCCCACGGCAAGGAGTCCTGA
- a CDS encoding TatD family hydrolase yields MRIFDPHIHMTSRTTDDYEAMYAAGVRAVVEPSFWLGQPRTSPASFRDYFDSLLGWEPFRAAQHGIAHHCTIALNPKEANDPRCVPVLDELPRYLVKDNVVAVGEIGYDSMTPAEDTALAAQLQLAADHGLPALVHTPHRDKLAGLRRTLDVVRESALPVERVLVDHLNETTVKEARDSGCWLGFSVYPDTKMDEERMVAILRAYGPEQVLVNSAADWGKSDPLKTRKVGDLMLAEGFDEDTVDLVLWRNPVAFYGLSGRLHLDVTGTEATHEGNSILRGAPKDPQEPDAGPDVPVRVPAAEA; encoded by the coding sequence ATGCGCATCTTCGACCCCCACATCCACATGACGTCCCGCACCACCGACGACTACGAGGCCATGTACGCCGCCGGGGTCCGCGCCGTCGTCGAGCCCTCCTTCTGGCTCGGTCAGCCGCGCACCTCGCCCGCGTCCTTCCGCGACTACTTCGACTCCCTCCTCGGCTGGGAGCCCTTCCGCGCGGCCCAGCACGGCATCGCCCACCACTGCACGATCGCCCTCAACCCCAAGGAGGCGAACGACCCGCGCTGCGTGCCCGTCCTCGACGAACTGCCCCGGTATCTCGTCAAGGACAACGTCGTGGCGGTGGGCGAGATCGGCTACGACTCCATGACCCCCGCCGAGGACACCGCCCTCGCCGCGCAGCTCCAGCTGGCCGCGGACCACGGCCTGCCCGCGCTCGTGCACACCCCGCACCGCGACAAGCTCGCCGGCCTGCGCCGCACCCTGGACGTCGTCCGGGAGTCCGCCCTGCCCGTGGAACGCGTCCTGGTCGACCACCTGAACGAGACCACCGTCAAGGAGGCCCGGGACAGCGGCTGCTGGCTGGGCTTCTCCGTCTATCCGGACACCAAGATGGACGAGGAGCGGATGGTCGCGATCCTGCGCGCCTACGGACCCGAGCAGGTCCTGGTCAACTCCGCCGCGGACTGGGGGAAGAGCGACCCCCTCAAGACCCGCAAGGTCGGCGACCTGATGCTCGCCGAGGGCTTCGACGAGGACACGGTCGACCTGGTGCTGTGGCGCAACCCGGTCGCCTTCTACGGCCTCAGCGGCCGTCTCCACCTGGACGTCACCGGCACGGAGGCCACCCACGAGGGCAACTCCATCCTGCGGGGCGCCCCGAAGGACCCGCAGGAGCCGGACGCCGGCCCCGACGTGCCGGTCCGCGTCCCCGCCGCGGAGGCGTGA
- the eboE gene encoding metabolite traffic protein EboE yields the protein MRFRHPDGSTVHLAYCTNVHPAETLEGVLAQLRDHCEPVRRRLGRDRLGIGLWLAKDAAHALVTDPSALRGLRTELDRRGLEVVTLNGFPYEGFGAEEVKYRVYKPDWADPERLDHTTALARVLAGLLPDDVTEGTISTLPLAWRTAYDDQRAEAARAALRTLAERLDAIEELTGRSLSVGLEPEPGCVVETTRDAIAPLTAIGHDRIGVCVDTCHLATSFEDPHTALDALTDARVPVVKSQLSAALHAEHPHLPEVREALAAFAEPRFLHQTRTSTAAGLRATDDLDEALAGHALPDASPWRAHFHVPLHAAPAAPLTSTLPVLKAALTRLVGGPAPLTRHLEVETYTWQALPPELRPKGRAQLAEGIAAELTLARDLLTDLGLKELP from the coding sequence ATGCGCTTCCGCCACCCCGACGGCTCCACCGTCCACCTCGCCTACTGCACCAACGTCCACCCCGCCGAAACCCTTGAAGGGGTCCTCGCCCAGCTCCGCGACCACTGCGAACCCGTCCGCCGCCGCCTGGGACGCGACCGGCTGGGCATCGGGCTGTGGCTCGCCAAGGACGCGGCCCACGCCCTCGTCACCGACCCCTCCGCGCTGCGCGGCCTGCGCACCGAGCTGGACCGGCGCGGCCTCGAGGTCGTCACCCTCAACGGATTCCCCTACGAGGGCTTCGGTGCCGAGGAGGTCAAGTACCGCGTCTACAAGCCCGACTGGGCCGACCCGGAACGCCTCGACCACACCACAGCCCTGGCCCGCGTCCTCGCCGGACTCCTCCCCGACGACGTCACCGAAGGCACCATCTCCACCCTGCCCCTGGCCTGGCGCACCGCCTACGACGACCAGCGAGCCGAGGCCGCCCGGGCCGCCCTGCGCACCCTCGCCGAACGCCTCGACGCCATCGAGGAGCTGACCGGCCGCTCCCTGAGCGTCGGCCTGGAACCGGAACCCGGCTGCGTCGTCGAGACCACCCGAGACGCCATCGCCCCGCTCACCGCGATCGGCCACGACCGCATCGGCGTCTGTGTCGACACCTGCCATCTCGCCACCTCCTTCGAAGACCCGCACACCGCCCTGGACGCGCTCACCGACGCCCGCGTCCCCGTCGTCAAATCCCAGCTCTCCGCCGCCCTGCACGCCGAACACCCCCATCTGCCGGAGGTCCGCGAGGCCCTCGCCGCCTTCGCCGAACCCCGCTTCCTGCACCAGACCCGTACCTCGACCGCCGCCGGGCTGCGCGCCACCGACGACCTCGACGAGGCCCTCGCCGGCCACGCCCTGCCCGACGCCTCCCCCTGGCGCGCCCACTTCCACGTCCCCCTGCACGCGGCCCCCGCCGCACCCCTGACCTCCACCCTCCCGGTCCTGAAAGCCGCACTGACCCGGCTGGTCGGCGGCCCGGCCCCGCTCACCCGCCACCTGGAGGTCGAGACCTACACCTGGCAGGCCCTCCCGCCCGAGCTGCGCCCCAAGGGCCGCGCCCAGCTCGCCGAGGGCATCGCCGCCGAGCTCACCCTCGCCCGCGACCTGCTGACGGACCTCGGCCTGAAGGAGCTGCCATGA
- a CDS encoding nucleotide pyrophosphatase/phosphodiesterase family protein — protein sequence MSTHEHPDPATADRERPTPLLVLDVVGLTPRLLDHMPHLKALGQSGSRAPLGTVLPAVTCAAQSTFLTGTLPSEHGIVGNGWYFRELGDVLLWRQHNGLVAGDKLWDAARRAHPGYTVANICWWYAMGADTDITVTPRPIYYADGRKEPDCYTRPPALHDELTEKLGTFPLFHFWGPGADLVSSRWIIDATRHVIRTRHPDLTLCYLPHLDYDLQRFGPDDPRSLKAAADLDSALAPLLDDARAEGRTVVALSEYGITRVNRPVDINRALRRAGLLEVHTQDGMEYLDPMASRAFAVADHQIAHVYVRRPEDLDATRAALDGLPGIEQLLDDEGKKTHHLDHPRAGELVAVAEPDAWFTYYYWLDDARAPDFARLVEIHRKPGYDPVELFMDPLDPYVKVKAATALARKKLGLRYRMAVVPLDPSPIRGSHGRLPQSDDDGPLLICSTPRAVGDRVAATDVKSLLLRLAGLG from the coding sequence ATGAGCACCCATGAGCACCCGGATCCGGCCACCGCGGACCGCGAGCGCCCCACCCCGCTCCTCGTCCTGGACGTCGTCGGCCTCACCCCGCGTCTCCTCGACCACATGCCCCACCTCAAGGCGCTCGGCCAGTCCGGCTCCCGCGCCCCACTGGGCACGGTCCTGCCCGCCGTCACCTGCGCCGCCCAGTCCACGTTCCTCACCGGCACCCTGCCCTCGGAGCACGGCATCGTCGGCAACGGCTGGTACTTCCGCGAACTCGGCGACGTCCTCCTGTGGCGCCAGCACAACGGGCTCGTGGCCGGCGACAAGCTCTGGGACGCCGCCCGCCGCGCCCACCCCGGCTACACCGTGGCGAACATCTGCTGGTGGTACGCCATGGGCGCCGACACCGACATCACCGTCACCCCCCGTCCGATCTACTACGCCGACGGCCGCAAGGAACCCGACTGCTACACCAGGCCGCCCGCACTGCACGACGAACTCACCGAGAAGCTCGGCACCTTCCCCCTGTTCCACTTCTGGGGCCCCGGAGCGGACCTCGTCTCCAGCCGGTGGATCATCGACGCGACCCGCCACGTCATCCGCACACGCCACCCCGACCTGACCCTCTGCTACCTCCCTCATCTCGACTACGACCTGCAGCGCTTCGGCCCCGACGACCCGCGCTCCCTGAAGGCGGCCGCCGATCTCGACAGCGCCCTGGCACCGCTCCTGGACGACGCCCGGGCCGAGGGACGCACGGTCGTCGCGCTGTCCGAGTACGGCATCACCCGCGTGAACCGGCCCGTCGACATCAACCGCGCCCTGCGCCGCGCCGGCCTGCTGGAGGTGCACACCCAGGACGGCATGGAGTACCTCGACCCGATGGCGTCCCGTGCCTTCGCGGTGGCCGACCACCAGATCGCCCACGTGTATGTGCGCCGCCCCGAGGACCTCGACGCCACCCGGGCCGCCCTCGACGGCCTGCCCGGCATCGAGCAACTCCTCGACGACGAGGGCAAGAAGACCCATCACCTCGACCATCCGCGCGCGGGCGAACTCGTCGCCGTGGCGGAACCCGACGCCTGGTTCACGTACTACTACTGGCTCGACGACGCCCGCGCGCCCGACTTCGCGCGACTCGTCGAGATCCACCGCAAACCCGGCTACGACCCGGTCGAACTCTTCATGGATCCCCTCGACCCCTACGTCAAGGTCAAGGCGGCCACCGCTCTGGCGCGCAAGAAACTCGGCCTGCGCTACCGCATGGCGGTCGTGCCCCTGGACCCCTCACCTATTCGGGGCAGCCATGGCCGCCTCCCGCAGAGCGACGACGACGGCCCGCTCCTCATCTGCTCCACCCCCCGCGCTGTCGGCGACCGCGTCGCGGCCACCGATGTGAAGTCACTGCTGCTCCGACTCGCCGGTCTCGGCTGA
- a CDS encoding sugar phosphate isomerase/epimerase, with protein sequence MSRFSQPDPELAHRLSRRGMLGVAAGATAAALLGAAAPATAAAGNATAANGNAAAATGTASGAKGRGRPVLPPGRLGIQLYTLRDKVSTLGFGPVFAELEKYGYDEVEFAGYTQGSAGPITLAQLRRLARSHGLNPIGSHVGYYSSDPNAYTFAQNLTKVLDDAQALGLKHIGTAAGPFRYGSTVDAWKRAAEDFNTYGAAARARGMKFYQHNHSEEFSFATDNPKVRLYDVLLKETDPDLVFLEMDIYWAYVGQFRFSKRPDGTPAPFEPLDYVLRQPDRYPLFHVKDGESDPSNPYGYRMVDVGDGDIDYQRFISAVTRLRGHRLAHHWQAEHDNPAESFTFARRSSAHLHSLREKC encoded by the coding sequence ATGAGCCGCTTCTCCCAGCCCGACCCCGAACTCGCCCACCGCCTCAGCAGACGCGGCATGCTCGGCGTGGCCGCGGGCGCCACCGCCGCCGCCCTGCTCGGCGCCGCGGCCCCGGCGACGGCCGCCGCCGGCAACGCGACAGCCGCCAACGGCAACGCTGCGGCCGCCACCGGCACGGCCTCCGGCGCCAAGGGCCGCGGCCGGCCCGTCCTGCCGCCCGGCCGCCTCGGCATCCAGCTCTACACCCTGCGCGACAAGGTCTCCACCCTCGGCTTCGGCCCCGTCTTCGCCGAACTGGAGAAGTACGGCTACGACGAGGTCGAGTTCGCCGGCTACACCCAGGGCTCGGCCGGTCCCATCACCCTCGCCCAGCTCAGGCGACTGGCCCGCAGCCACGGCCTGAACCCGATCGGCAGCCACGTCGGCTACTACTCCAGCGACCCGAACGCCTACACCTTCGCCCAGAACCTCACCAAGGTCCTCGACGACGCCCAGGCCCTCGGCCTCAAGCACATCGGCACGGCCGCCGGCCCGTTCCGCTACGGCTCGACCGTCGACGCCTGGAAGCGCGCCGCCGAGGACTTCAACACCTACGGCGCGGCCGCGAGGGCCCGGGGCATGAAGTTCTACCAGCACAACCACTCCGAGGAGTTCTCCTTCGCCACCGACAACCCCAAGGTCCGCCTCTACGACGTCCTGCTCAAGGAGACCGACCCCGACCTCGTCTTCCTGGAGATGGACATCTACTGGGCGTATGTCGGCCAGTTCCGGTTCTCCAAGCGCCCCGACGGCACACCCGCACCCTTCGAACCGCTCGACTACGTCCTGCGGCAGCCCGACCGCTACCCGCTGTTCCACGTGAAGGACGGCGAGAGCGACCCGTCGAACCCGTACGGCTACCGCATGGTCGACGTCGGCGACGGGGACATCGACTACCAGCGGTTCATCTCCGCCGTCACCCGGCTGCGCGGCCACCGCCTGGCCCACCACTGGCAGGCCGAGCACGACAACCCGGCCGAGTCCTTCACCTTCGCGCGCCGCTCCAGCGCACACCTGCACTCGCTGCGGGAGAAGTGCTGA
- a CDS encoding OFA family MFS transporter, with translation MTADPYAASDSPTSSDAAHRPYREVTDTHGRVYRVGETDRDILGHSRKLMVYLPWLAMMAISVFEYAYGSAEDTLSHAHGWTQSNTFWILSVWVFFQAGIAFPAGWLREKGVLTARTAMYIGSVMCLLGFLALSHLSNVLLAILGFGVVGGIGAGLVYATCINMVGKWFPERRGARTGFVNGGFAYGSLPFIFIFNYGFDTANYHRVLDLIGCYIMIVVLACAFFFKDPPKNWWPAEIDPLAFSGDRKNATSLAKNAPAVRQFTPKEAIRSGMLPLMWISVVMTAGVSIFGISFQVDFAKDVGFGPLVAASSMGVMAVVNGIGRGVVGWLSDRWGRKSTLVFVIVVLGLAQFGVIWAGDLRSEWLFLFFAFLSGFGGGAFYPLFAALTPDYFGENYNASNYGLVYSGKLISGLFGGGLGSMVVAAWGYNGAYALAGGVSMLAAAVALLLRQPGRAEARPVG, from the coding sequence ATGACGGCAGATCCGTACGCAGCAAGCGACTCCCCCACATCCTCCGACGCCGCACACCGTCCCTACCGCGAAGTCACCGACACCCACGGCCGCGTCTACCGCGTCGGCGAGACCGACCGGGACATCCTCGGCCACTCCCGCAAGCTCATGGTGTACCTGCCGTGGCTCGCCATGATGGCCATCAGCGTGTTCGAGTACGCGTACGGCTCCGCGGAGGACACCCTGTCCCACGCGCACGGCTGGACGCAGAGCAACACCTTCTGGATCCTCAGCGTCTGGGTGTTCTTCCAGGCCGGCATCGCCTTCCCCGCGGGCTGGCTGCGGGAGAAGGGCGTCCTGACCGCCCGTACGGCCATGTACATCGGGTCCGTCATGTGCCTGCTGGGGTTCCTCGCCCTGTCGCACCTGAGCAACGTCCTGCTGGCGATCCTCGGCTTCGGCGTGGTCGGCGGGATCGGCGCCGGGCTCGTCTACGCCACCTGCATCAACATGGTCGGCAAGTGGTTCCCGGAGCGACGGGGTGCCCGCACGGGCTTCGTCAACGGCGGGTTCGCGTACGGGTCGCTGCCGTTCATCTTCATCTTCAACTACGGCTTCGACACGGCGAACTACCACCGCGTCCTGGACCTCATCGGCTGCTACATCATGATCGTGGTGCTGGCCTGCGCGTTCTTCTTCAAGGACCCGCCGAAGAACTGGTGGCCGGCCGAGATCGACCCGCTGGCCTTCTCCGGCGACCGCAAGAACGCCACGAGCCTCGCCAAGAACGCTCCGGCGGTACGGCAGTTCACCCCGAAGGAGGCCATCAGGAGCGGGATGCTGCCCCTGATGTGGATCTCGGTGGTGATGACCGCGGGCGTGTCGATCTTCGGCATCTCGTTCCAGGTCGACTTCGCCAAGGACGTGGGCTTCGGCCCGCTGGTGGCGGCGTCGTCCATGGGGGTGATGGCGGTCGTCAACGGCATCGGCCGCGGGGTCGTGGGCTGGCTGTCCGACCGGTGGGGCCGCAAGTCGACCCTGGTGTTCGTCATCGTCGTGCTGGGGCTCGCCCAGTTCGGCGTGATCTGGGCGGGCGACCTGAGGAGCGAGTGGCTGTTCCTGTTCTTCGCGTTCCTCTCCGGCTTCGGCGGCGGCGCGTTCTACCCGCTGTTCGCGGCGCTCACGCCGGACTACTTCGGGGAGAACTACAACGCCAGCAACTACGGGCTGGTCTACAGCGGCAAGCTGATCAGCGGCCTGTTCGGCGGCGGACTGGGCTCCATGGTGGTCGCGGCCTGGGGCTACAACGGCGCGTACGCGCTCGCCGGGGGCGTGTCGATGCTCGCGGCGGCGGTCGCGCTGCTCCTGCGCCAGCCGGGACGCGCCGAGGCGCGGCCCGTGGGCTGA
- a CDS encoding OFA family MFS transporter, whose translation MTTTDLPTTVPYREVTDANGRVYRLGETDIDIMGRKRKWMVILPWIGMMGISSAEYAFASAEETLHTAHSWNSMHIFWMMTVWVFFQAAVAFPAGKLRESGKLPARWAMMCGAAGTLMGYLSLAFAPHVVFAYIGFSMFSGMGAGMVYATCVNMVGKWYPERKGGKTGFVNGGFAYGSVPFVFLFNGYMDLTNFRWVLVSVGVFLAGIVAFSGYFFKDPPKNWWPADIDPLNPPKDPRAARSLRMNPPAVRQYSPKEAWKTGRVALMWFCLACTSGVNIFGIAFQVEIGEEAGFAGGIVATAMSLKAIVNGTGRGVIGWLSDLYGRKRCLLVVCVILGLSQYGILWSANAENLPLFLVFSSISGFGGGAIFPMFAALTADYFGENNNASNYGMVYSAKLVSGLGAGMGAVVVGAWGHSGAFILAGSISLFAGCVALFLTPPGRDKDKHRIAPNPQPLGEDTA comes from the coding sequence ATGACAACGACCGATCTGCCCACCACGGTTCCCTACCGGGAGGTCACCGACGCGAACGGTCGCGTCTACCGTCTCGGTGAGACCGACATCGACATCATGGGGCGCAAGCGCAAGTGGATGGTGATCCTGCCCTGGATCGGCATGATGGGCATCTCCTCCGCCGAGTACGCGTTCGCGTCCGCCGAGGAGACCCTGCACACGGCGCACAGCTGGAACAGCATGCACATCTTCTGGATGATGACCGTCTGGGTCTTCTTCCAGGCCGCGGTGGCCTTCCCCGCGGGCAAGTTGCGAGAGAGCGGAAAACTCCCGGCCCGCTGGGCCATGATGTGCGGCGCGGCGGGCACCCTCATGGGCTACCTGTCGCTGGCCTTCGCACCGCACGTCGTCTTCGCCTACATCGGCTTCAGCATGTTCAGCGGCATGGGCGCGGGCATGGTGTACGCCACCTGCGTCAACATGGTCGGCAAGTGGTATCCGGAGCGCAAGGGCGGCAAGACCGGCTTCGTCAACGGCGGTTTCGCCTATGGCTCGGTGCCCTTCGTGTTCCTCTTCAACGGCTACATGGACCTCACCAACTTCCGCTGGGTACTGGTCTCGGTGGGTGTGTTCCTGGCCGGGATCGTCGCCTTCTCCGGCTACTTCTTCAAGGACCCGCCGAAGAACTGGTGGCCCGCGGACATCGACCCGCTCAACCCGCCGAAGGACCCGCGCGCGGCCCGCTCGCTGCGCATGAACCCGCCGGCGGTGCGCCAGTACTCCCCCAAGGAGGCCTGGAAGACCGGCCGGGTGGCCCTGATGTGGTTCTGCCTGGCCTGTACGTCCGGGGTGAACATCTTCGGCATCGCCTTCCAGGTGGAGATCGGCGAGGAGGCCGGGTTCGCGGGCGGGATCGTCGCCACGGCCATGTCCCTGAAGGCGATCGTCAACGGCACCGGCCGCGGTGTCATCGGCTGGCTCTCCGACCTGTACGGCCGCAAGCGGTGCCTGCTGGTGGTGTGCGTCATCCTCGGCCTGTCCCAGTACGGCATCCTCTGGTCGGCGAACGCCGAGAACCTCCCGCTGTTCCTTGTCTTCTCCTCCATCTCCGGCTTCGGCGGCGGCGCCATCTTCCCGATGTTCGCCGCGCTCACCGCCGACTACTTCGGTGAGAACAACAACGCGTCCAACTACGGCATGGTCTACAGCGCCAAGCTCGTCTCCGGCCTCGGCGCCGGCATGGGAGCCGTGGTCGTCGGCGCCTGGGGGCACTCCGGTGCCTTCATCCTGGCCGGCTCCATCTCCCTCTTCGCCGGATGTGTGGCGCTGTTCCTGACCCCGCCGGGACGCGACAAGGACAAGCACCGCATCGCTCCCAACCCGCAACCGCTCGGCGAGGACACGGCCTGA